A single window of Anopheles moucheti chromosome 2, idAnoMoucSN_F20_07, whole genome shotgun sequence DNA harbors:
- the LOC128299476 gene encoding polyhomeotic-proximal chromatin protein-like yields the protein MKQSEHYDNLKRQQQRQQQQKQHLLVHKLHPIKPQTQTTTSEDSSLVRVGYANSVNSAAVSGARQQQILSDSSNSATIVTIELPWNPIIKAGAQSPAAACTAPSALSPLQSITSVGSGPGAGSEQNSSQLPVVRLQTTPSSTLRTINGTTTIVLTGSGTVPPANSNDRSSLKCLETLAEKAGITFDEPYDFLPDTLEKSQSPAQVAQQATVPLHLAQEQLLQYHQIQAYGGTIQVKQEYTPTPTGQPGTAGVDHQQQQQQQIQQQQQQQQQQAQQQQQQAQQQQMQVLAEASGVAPSQSPHHAQTLQQQAAQQQQQQQSAAAAAAALNTMSPLQAMTTGQQLSSTDWPHGRMVVQQPISNAQYLQQLYGTQPIVFPPLGGQQQFQLITASKPFQGTPQMLTTTTGKQVIGTTGAGNFNGPFTFFSPVNVVNTQPQAQAQNLLPALSATAAQSAVAAATGATGNKAGTTHQQDMQKALQNAVAAASVAGATSGQKVQLQKLGTAAGLTGAAGTAQQQNLAALTQQQAAAAAGQQCVQVSQAPMQTAQLLSPLQQQGQQMQFSTQWPLSGQIWSTPNGLVASNPIIIRGTNPDGTPNVFFPSTQQTLQQAPQTHNQLALPCTITQSPQQVTQQQQQVQQQQQSGGQTNANQAAGVSVGQGGPLGAATGGATQSIGTGGTLQTQKALTGPLGTKQGQRPQILPQGTSPIRPSVSTQTAQAQQSLLNKAGNKMRTKQPIVRPSGPIIKTELGTGTTTPQKLGQTTSQPTTPQQQLQQVVTSSGKMVLMNTGTALSPAVLNMPLLGDSKQQQQQQLQLQQHIKTAQQQQQTNNQHILLQQQAIYQQQMMQQQQQQQQAQQQQAQQAAAQQQQIQQLQQQILQQAAVAGQANQAQLLTNAAQQGQLVQAATAGGAQQGNIVHQLVFQQGQPNQPGMMINVSSDALLQQQQVQQAQQQQQVQQQQQQVQQQQAQQNALQALTGQQTVGGQAGKGGAATTTQMIMATSLGQPGGADRTTIVSQGGQALQIDRNLLPVSITSMAGNPIVVTSNGATISPIHQTANQSNIATTNVVAAGALQSTQQHHSQILVSSMPNSVHQSGQNPIVAMTSLSAAPMSVASIISSGTIPSISAGAITTTASLGQQQATLVASTGGATNALLNAGKEQDPKAISVAMHQLQQLSTPQKQIQQQQLLDNMNALAAAASGTMLGSSPIAGVTVAGMTSLPGSPATSTAMSIMSAGGKIPTSMAQGGLIGSPQANLGGVKLGVFQTQGAQQIQSGIIGAPLDGSGKEKLPATAGGTEAKDLDQSTTTTAAGALATDSASDGQMNGTASTPMDTTPAPGTGTTVTNSNGSSTDASNPLSSLAAAVSAATALSASASPTTVSTGATVTQNSSAAATAPATGSVDDATKDFSAATSTVSSATSTTATTTMTTGASSTATSAATSSTMPTTAIATVTGTSAIPVSNIGSNGMLSTNGSVSSSGSIATSCVTTPSTGSNGGLPPKTGSSADKGDIPKATIKPNVLTHVIEGFVIQEANEPFAVQRQRYPERDNSDEPPKKRSTNEGNSPLSPSNQSGDTGNCEVCGKAEIRSKMKRKRFCSASCARSAKQGSPDQIASSVQNGGTGIPMSTAPSTTPTTVATTVDPSIVGSMNGMLGTASNPSGVVVPGVDPSLGTLPLGALAPTPILNPAIGGVLPNIKLDLDQQQMQAAGVLPMGTLAQQQQLLQLQQQTGLLQPAATGMGQGEPTSTMLITDVKSASVTPVAVAAAAAAAAGAANSDEGSSILRWSVQDVYEFIRGLPGCADYAEDFVNQEIDGQALLLLKENHLVSTMDMKLGPALKIVARVNLMKAAVAPTEGQPQPVP from the exons ATGAAGCA ATCTGAACACTACGACAATCtcaaacggcagcagcaaaggcaacagcaacaaaaacagcatTTACTGGTGCATAAGTTACATCCTATAAAACCTCAAACccaaaccaccaccagcgaAGACAGCAGTCTCGTGCGAGTTGGGTACGCGAACAGCGTGAACTCAGCTGCAGTCAGCGGTGCAAGGCAGCAGCAGATATTAAGCGATTCAAGTAATAGTGCTACCATTGTCACTATTGAACTGCCCTGGAATCCGATTATAAAGGCTGGAGCGCAATCACCTGCGGCCGCTTGTACTGCACCGAGTGCCCTTTCGCCGCTACAATCGATAACGTCCGTCGGATCGGGTCCGGGTGCTGGCAGTGAACAGAACAGCTCCCAGCTGCCAGTGGTACGGTTGCAAACGACACCATCGTCTACCCTGCGCACGATCAACGGGACGACCACGATCGTCCTGACGGGCAGTGGCACAGTACCACCCGCGAACAGTAACGATCGATCGTCACTGAAGTGTTTGGAAACGCTTGCCGAGAAGGCGGGTATCACGTTTGACGAACCGTACGACTTCCTTCCCGACACGCTGGAGAAATCCCAGAGCCCGGCGCAGGTGGCGCAACAGGCCACGGTGCCACTGCACCTCGCCCAGGAGCAACTACTGCAGTATCATCAAATTCAGGCGTACGGTGGCACGATCCAGGTGAAGCAGGAGTACACACCAACACCGACCGGTCAACCCGGAACGGCCGGCGTtgatcatcagcagcaacagcagcaacaaattcagcagcagcagcagcaacaacagcaacaggctcagcaacagcagcagcaagctcagcagcaacagatgCAGGTCCTGGCGGAAGCAAGCGGCGTGGCACCGTCCCAAAGCCCACACCATGCCCAAACACTGCAGCAGCAGGccgcccagcagcagcagcagcagcagtcggCAGCGGCGGCCGCGGCAGCCCTGAACACAATGTCACCGCTACAAGCGATGACCACGGGGCAGCAGCTTTCGTCCACTGATTGGCCGCACGGCCGTATGGTCGTGCAGCAGCCGATCTCGAACGCACAATACCTCCAGCAACTGTACGGCACGCAGCCGATCGTGTTCCCACCGCTGGGAGGTCAGCAGCAGTTTCAACTGATCACTGCCTCCAAACCGTTCCAAGGCACACCGCAGATGCTGACGACGACCACCGGCAAACAGGTGATCGGTACAACCGGTGCGGGCAACTTCAACGGTCCATTCACATTCTTCTCACCGGTCAATGTGGTTAACACGCAGCCCCAGGCCCAAGCGCAAAACTTACTTCCTGCACTCAGTGCGACCGCTGCACAGTCCGCGGTGGCCGCTGCAACTGGTGCAACCGGCAACAAAGCGGGCACTACCCATCAGCAGGACATGCAAAAAGCGCTACAGAATGCTGTCGCTGCAGCCTCGGTCGCTGGTGCCACATCGGGCCAGAAGGTTCAGCTGCAGAAGCTTGGCACGGCGGCAGGATTAACCGGTGCGGCTGGAACGGCGCAGCAGCAGAATTTAGCCGCACTGACACAGCAGCAAGCGGCAGCCGCAGCTGGACAGCAGTGCGTTCAGGTGTCTCAAGCACCGATGCAAACGGCACAACTGCTCAGTCCGCTGCAGCAGCAAGGCCAGCAAATGCAGTTCTCCACCCAGTGGCCACTATCGGGGCAAATTTGGTCCACACCGAACGGGCTTGTGGCGTCGAATCCGATCATCATTCGCGGTACAAATCCGGACGGTACGCCGAATGTGTTCTTTCCCAGTACGCAGCAAACACTGCAGCAGGCGCCACAGACCCATAATC AACTTGCACTGCCCTGTACGATCACTCAGTCACCGCAGCAGGTgacccagcagcaacaacaggtgcaacagcagcagcaatcagGCGGCCAAACAAATGCTAATCAAGCTGCAGGAGTGTCCGTTGGACAGGGTGGACCACTCGGTGCCGCAACCGGCGGAGCCACACAATCCATAGGAACAGGCGGTACACTGCAGACGCAAAAAGCTCTCACCGGACCACTAGGCACGAAGCAAGGCCAAAGGCCCCAGATACTGCCCCAGGGTACGTCACCCATTCGTCCGTCCGTGTCGACACAAACGGCCCAAGCACAGCAGAGTCTGCTCAACAAAGCGGGCAACAAGATGCGCACGAAGCAACCGATAGTGCGTCCGTCGGGGCCGATCATTAAGACCGAGCTGGGCACTGGCACGACAACACCGCAAAAGCTTGGCCAAACTACTAGCCAACCGACGACACCTCAGCAGCAACTGCAGCAGGTTGTTACCAGCAGTGGAAA AATGGTCCTAATGAACACAGGCACGGCGCTTAGTCCCGCGGTGCTCAATATGCCACTTTTGGGTGACagtaagcagcagcaacagcagcagcttcagCTGCAACAGCACATCAAAAcggcccagcagcagcagcagacaaaCAATCAACACATTTTGCTACAACAGCAG GCTATTTATCAACAGCAGAtgatgcaacagcagcagcaacagcaacaagcacagcagcagcaagcacaACAGGCTGCGGCCCAACAGCAACAGATacaacagctgcagcagcaaatcCTACAGCAGGCCGCCGTAGCGGGACAAGCAAACCAGGCACAGCTGCTTACGAATGCCGCTCAGCAGGGTCAACTGGTGCAGGCTGCAACGGCTGGTGGAGCGCAGCAGGGCAACATAGTGCACCAGCTCGTATTCCAACAGGGTCAACCGAATCAACCGGGCATGATGATCAACGTTTCCTCCGATGCGctgttgcagcagcagcaagtgcAACaggcacagcaacagcaacaggttcaacagcaacagcagcaggtccagcagcagcaggcccAACAAAATGCTCTTCAAGCCCTGACCGGTCAACAGACGGTTGGTGGACAGGCTGGAAAGGGTGGCGCTGCTACCACAACGCAGATGATCATGGCGACCTCACTGGGACAGCCAGGTGGTGCTGATCGCACCACCATCGTATCGCAGGGTGGCCAGGCACTGCAGATTGATCGTAACCTGTTGCCAGTGTCCATCACCAGCATGGCGGGTAATCCGATTGTTGTCACGAGCAATGGCGCCACTATTTCGCCCATCCATCAAACGGCCAATCAATCGAACATAGCCACAACCAATGTTGTCGCAGCGGGTGCACTTCAGTCCACCCAACAGCACCACTCGCAGATACTGGTGTCCTCGATGCCTAACTCGGTGCATCAGAGTGGCCAGAATCCAATCGTTGCGATGACGTCACTGTCCGCCGCCCCGATGTCAGTCGCTTCGATCATCAGCTCGGGTACGATTCCATCGATTTCAGCCGGTGCCATAACGACAACCGCATCCCTCGGTCAGCAGCAGGCAACATTGGTAGCGTCGACTGGTGGTGCTACGAACGCGCTGCTAAACGCCGGCAAAGAGCAGGACCCGAAAGCGATCAGTGTAGCGATGCATCAGCTGCAGCAGCTTTCCACGCCTCAGAAACAGatccaacaacagcaattgcTGGATAATATGAATGCTTTAGCAGCGGCAGCCAGCGGTACAATGCTCGGTAGTTCACCGATCGCTGGTGTAACTGTGGCTGGAATGACGTCACTGCCTGGCTCACCGGCCACCTCAACGGCGATGAGCATTATGAGCGCGGGAGGAAAGATTCCCACCTCAATGGCGCAGGGCGGTCTGATCGGTTCTCCGCAGGCGAACCTCGGTGGTGTAAAGTTGGGCGTGTTCCAGACGCAAGGCGCTCAACAGATTCAATCCGGCATCATCGGCGCACCGCTGGATGGGtcgggaaaggaaaagttGCCCGCAACGGCAGGCGGCACGGAAGCGAAAG attTGGACCAATCAACGACGACAACTGCCGCCGGTGCACTTGCCACGGATAGCGCATCCGATGGGCAAATGAACGGTACCGCTAGTACTCCGATGGACACAACACCCGCACCCGGTACCGGAACAACGGTGACCAATTCAAACGGATCCAGCACCGATGCATCGAATCCACTGTCATCGCTTGCCGCAGCCGTATCTGCAGCCACGGCACTATCTGCCTCTGCCTCGCCCACAACTGTGAGCACTGGCGCAACAGTGACCCAAAattcatcagcagcagctactGCTCCAGCAACGGGCTCAGTAGATGATGCGACAAAAGATTTCAGTGCAGCAACGTCGACGGTATCATCGGCAACCTCTACCACCGCTACCACGACGATGACGACCGGTGCATCGAGCACCGCAACCTCCGCGGCTACATCATCCACAATGCCTACGACAGCGATCGCAACGGTTACGGGCACGTCAGCAATACCGGTCAGCAACATCGGCTCcaatggtatgctctccacgAACGGAAGTGTGTCTTCCTCCGGTTCGATTGCAACGTCTTGCGTTACAACTCCATCCACCGGTTCGAACGGCGGATTGCCACCGAAGACGGGAAGTAGCGCAGATAAGGGAGATATTCCAAAGGCGACGATCAAACCGAATGTGCTGACGCACGTGATCGAGGGTTTCGTCATACAGGAAGCGAATGAACCGTTTGCCGTACAGCGACAACGATACCCGGAGCGGGACAACTCTGACGAACCACCGA AAAAACGCTCTACGAACGAAGGAAATAGTCCCCTTTCGCCATCGAATCAAAGCGGTGATACGGGCAACTGTGAGGTTTGTGGCAAGGCGGAAATACGCAGCAAGATGAAGCGGAAACGATTCTGCAGTGCGTCGTGTGCTCGCTCAGCTAAACAAGGCTCTCCGGATCAGATAGCCTCTTCCGTTCAGAACGGTGGAACTGGAATACCGATGTCAACTGCACCTTCCACAACACCAACCACCGTAGCGACGACGGTAGATCCGTCGATCGTTGGCTCTATGAACGGTATGCTTGGTACCGCATCCAACCCATCGGGCGTCGTGGTGCCAGGTGTCGATCCATCGCTCGGTACACTTCCGCTCGGAGCGCTAGCACCAACGCCGATATTAAATCCTGCCATCGGAGGAGTGCTACCAAACATTAAGCTGGATTTGGACCAACAACAGATGCAGGCCGCCGGAGTACTACCAATGGGTACGCTggcacaacagcaacagctgtTACAACTGCAACAGCAAACGGGGTTACTTCAACCGGCTGCAACCGGTATGGGACAAGGGGAACCAACGTCGACCATGCTGATAACGGACGTAAAGTCAGCATCCGTGACACCGGTGGCAgtagcagctgctgctgcagccgcCGCTGGCGCTGCCAATAGCGATGAAGGATCGTCCATACTGCGATGGTCTGTCCAGGACGTGTACGAGTTTATTCGGGGGCTTCCTGGCTGTGCGGATTATGCGGAAGATTTCGTTAACCAGGAAATCGATGGACAggcactgttgctgctgaaagAAAATCATCTCGTCAGTACGATGGACATGAAGCTTGGGCCGGCACTAAAAATCGTGGCGCGAGTAAACCTCATGAAGGCAGCCGTCGCTCCAACGGAAGGGCAACCACAGCCCGTTCCGTAA